The Streptomyces sp. GSL17-111 region TCCCGGCGTACCGCACCCGCCGACGCGGACGGGACCGACATGGAGACCTCCGTACCGCTGATCGACCTGGGCGCCCTCCCGGAGTCCGGGCGCGAGCCGGCGCTGGAGCAGATGGCCGCGGAGATGCGCGAGGAGCTGTGCCCGGTGCGCGGTCCCGTCACCAAGGCGGCGCTGTTCGATCTCGGCACGGGCGGCCGCCGCCTGCTGTGGCTGGTGCACGAGGCCGCCGTGGACGGCCCGTCGTCGTCGGTCCTGCTGGAGGAGCTCGCCCGGGCCGCCGACCGGGTCGTCGGGGGCGCGGAACCGGTGTGCGACGCGGAGGACGCCGAGGCCCTGCGGCGGCTGGTCCGGTCGGCCGGTGCGCCGCTCGTCCCCGACGACAGCGGGGCGAGCCGGCCGGAAGCCGGTCGGAGCCCGTCCGGCGGGGCGGCGCTCGTCCCCGACGAGGGGGACACGCTCCACCGGCTCGGCGCCGAACTGACCCCCGAGGAGACCGCCGACCTCCTCAAGGGAACCGCCACCGCCTACCGCCTCACGGTGGCCGAAACCCTGGCCGCCGGCTTCTCCCTCGCCCTCGGCGCCCTGGGAGCCCCGGACGCGGTCCTGGTCGGCATCGAGGACGACCCCCGCGTCGCGCCCTCGGCGCACGAGGGCGACGCCCACGCGATCGGCAGCCTGGCCACCGTGCGGCCCCTCGTCCTGCTCGCGGCGACGGACCCGGGCGCGGCGCTGGTCGCGGCCAAGGAGGCCTGCCGGTCCGCACCGCCGGCACCGGCGGCGGACCCGCCGGGCGTCCTCCTGCGGCACCTGGGCGCCACGACGGGGTCCGCCGGGGCGCTCACCCCGCTCCATCCGCCCGTCACCGAGGGCGGCCCCCCACTCGTCGTCAGCACCCGGCTCACGGGCGGACGGCTGTCCCTGTCCGTGTCCTGCCGCTCCGGCGAGGCGCCGCCCGACGTGCTGTCACCTCTGGCGGACGCCCTCGCCGACGCGCTGTGGCGCATCGCCGACCACTGCCGGACACCCGGCACCGGATCACTCAGCCCCAGCGACTTCCCGCTGGCGGGCCTCGACGCGGACGAGCTCACCGCGTTCGTCGACGCCCTCGGCACCGACGGCGGTGACGCCCACGACCCGAACAGCCCGCAGACACACGCCGAGGAGACCCGATGAAGCCCGACACGCTCCAGGACGTCTACGAACTGGCGCCCGTCCAGGAGGGCATGCTCTTCCACAGCCTCTTCGCGCCCGAGTCCGGCGTGTATGTCGAGCAGCTCACCTTCACCCTGCGCGGCACCCCCGACTCCGAGGCCTTCCGGCGGGCCTGGCAGGACGTGGTCGACCGGCACCCCGTCCTGCGCACCGGGTTCCACTGGGAGGAGGTCGGCAAGTCCCTGCAGGCGGTCCACCGCCACGCCGCCCTGCACGTCGAGGAGATCGACTGGCGCGGTCTGCCGGAGGAAGAGCAGGACCGCAGGTACCGGGAGTTCACCGCCGAGCAGCGGCGCAGGGGCTTCGACCTGCGCAGACCGCCGCTGATGAAGGTGGCGCTCGTCCGCTTCGGCGACGACCTCCACCGGCTCTTCTGGAGCTTCCCCCACCTGGTCATGGACGGCTGGTCCTTCGGCCTGGTCCTGCAGGAGTTCGCCGAGATCTACGCCGCCCGCGCGGGCGGGGCGGAGCCCTCGCTGGCCCCCGCCCGCCCCTACCGCGACTACGTCGCCTGGTGGAACGGACGGGACCTGGGCAAGGCCGAGGAGTTCTGGCGACGGGCGCTGTCGGGGTACGAGCCTCCCGAGGCCCTGGAGATCGGCCCCCGGCCGCCCGGCGACGACGGCCCCAGCCACGGCTTCGTCCCCGACCGCTCGCTCGGCTCCCTGGTGCGCGACCTGGACTCGCTGGCGCGTGACCACCGCCTCACGCTCAACACCCTGGTCCAGGGCGCGTGGATGCTGCTGCTCTCCCGCTACACCGGACGCGACGACGTCATCAGCGGGGCCACCTCCACCCACCGCCCGGTCGACCTGGCCGGCGCCGGAACCATCGTCGGTCCGATGATCACCACCACCCCGGTACGGGCCCGCATCGACCCGGAGCGCCCCCTGCTGCCCTGGCTGCGACAGCTCCAGGACGAGATGACCGAGGCGCGCGAGCACGCCGACGTCCCCCTGCACCTGTTCCCCCGGTGGGCCGGGCTGCCCGGCGGCGGGGTCCCCCTGTTCGAGACCGACCTCGCCTTCGAGAACACCCCCGCGCCCGAGATGGCCCTGCACGGGCTGGAGATCGTCGACTTCGCCTACGACGGACGTCCCCACTACCCCCTCACCATGGTGGTGTTCCCCCAGGAGGACCTGCCGCCCCGGCTCGTCCACGACCGGCGGCGGTTCGCCGAACCGGCCGCCGAACGGCTTGCGGGCCACTTCCACGAGCTCCTGGCCCAGATGGCGGCGGCCCCCGGCGGCCGACTCGGCGACATCGAGCCCTACACCCCCCGGGAGCGGACCCGCCTCCTGAGCGGCGGCCACGCCCCGCAGCCCGTCCCTGACGCGCCCTGCCTGCACGAGATCTTCGCGGAGCAGGCCGCTCGCGCCCCCGGAGCCACCGCCCTCGTCTGCGGCGACGACCGGCTCACGTACGGGGAACTGGACGAGCGCGCCAACCGCCTCGCTCACCGGTTGCGGGAGCTCGGGGCCGGGCCCGGCGAGCGCGTCGGCCTGTGCCTGGAGCGCTCCACCGACCAGCTGACGGCCGTCCTCGGCGTCCTGAAGTCCGGCGCCGCCTACGTCCCTCTGGACCTGGCGCAGCCCGCCGCCCGCATGGCCGACGTCCTCGACGACGCCGACGTGCGCGTCCTCGTCACCCACGCGGCGGCGGCCGACCGCGTGCCGCCGGTCGCCGGGCCCGTGGTGGACCTCGACCGGGACGCGGCGGAGATCGCCGCGCGGGAGCCCTCGGCCCCCGACTCCGGGGCCGTTCCCGGGGACCTGGCGTACGTCCTGTTCACCTCCGGCTCCACCGGGCGCCCCAAGGGGGTGGAGGTGACCCACGCCAACGTCGTCCGCCTGGTGCGCGGCGCCGAGACCCTCTTCGAGGTCGGCCCGCAGGACGTCTGGAGCATGTTCCACTCCTACGCCTTCGACGTGTCCGTCTTCGAGACCTGGGGCGCCTTCGCCACCGGGGCCCGCCTGGTGGTCGTGGACCGCGACACCGCACGCTCGCCCGAGGCCCTGCACGGCCTGCTCGGGCGTGCGGGGGTCACGGTGATCAGCCAGACCCCCTCGGCGTTCGGCCCCTACGCCCGGCACGCGCTGGACCACGGCGGCGAACAGCCGCCCCTGCGCTACGTGATCCTCGCCGGCGAGTACCTCGACGTCCCCTCGCTCGCGCCGTGGATCGAGCGCTTCGGCGACGACGCGCCCCACCTGGTCAACATGTACGGCATCACCGAGACCACCGTCCACGCCACCTTCCACCGCGTCACCGCCGCCGACACCGTCTCCGGCGTCCGCAGCACCATCGGCCGCCCCCTGCCGGACCTGCGCATCCACCTGCTCGACCGGCACGGCCGGCCCGTGCCGCCCGGGGTGGCCGGCGAGATGTACGTCTCCGGCCCGGGCGTGGCCCGCGGCTACCGCGGCCTGCCCGAGCTGACGGCCGAGCGCTTCCTGGAGGACCCGTTCACCGACGACGGCTCGCGGATGTACCGCTCCGGCGACCTGGCCCGGCTGCTGGAGAACGGGGAGCTGGAAGTGCTCGGCCGGGCCGACGACCAGGTCAAGATCCGCGGCTTCCGGGTGGAGCCCGGAGAGGTGGCCGCCGCGCTGCGCGGGCACCCGGGCGTGCGGGAGGTGCTGGTGGCCGCCCGGCAGGAGGCCCCGGGCGACGTGCGCCTGGTCGCCTACGTGGTTCCGTCCGGGGCGGATTCCGGGTCCGACACCGGGACCGGGTCCGACACCGGGACGGGTGACGAGCCCCTTGCGGCCGGGCTGCGCGCCCGGGCCCGGGACCGGCTGCCGGAGTACATGGTCCCCTCGGCGTTCGTGCTCCTGGACGAGCTTCCGCTGACGGCCAACGGGAAGGTGGACCGGCGCGCCCTGCCCGCACCGGACGGACGCCGCCCGGGCGCCGCCGGCGACTACACCGAGCCCCGGGACGCACTGGAGACGCAGATCGCCCGGGTGTGGGCGGAGGTCCTCGGCGTGGACCGGGTCGGCGCGCACGACGACTTCTTCGCGCTCGGCGGGCACTCCCTCCTGGCCACCCGGGTCGTCGGCAGGCTGCGGGTCGCGCTGGGCCGGGAGGTCCGGGTGCGCACCCTGTTCGACCGGCCGGTGCTCTCCGAACTCGCCGAGGCCCTGCGCGGTCCGGCCGCCCCGGCCGCCGAGGGCCCCGCCCTCCTCGCCCGGCCCCGCACCACGGTCCGCCGCCCGGCGGCCGGTGAGGAGCGCCCGTGACCGTCGACGCGAACCACGGTGGCCCGGCCGGACCGGTCTCCGCGCCCCCCGCACCGCAGAGCGGCACCGACGAGAACTGCTACGTCCTGCCCACCTCCTTCGGGCAGCGGCGGCTGTGGTTCCTCGCCCAGCTCGCCCCCGCCAGCGCCGCCGCCTACCTCGGCCACGGCGCCACCCGCCTGCGGGGCCCCCTGGACACCGCGCTGCTGCAGCGCTCCGTGGACACCCTGGTACGGCGGCACGAGACCCTGCGCACGTCTCTGGCCGAGCTGGACGGCGAGCCGGTCCAGCTCGTCCGTCCCGACGGTCGGCTCCCCGTCACCGTGACGGACCTGTCCGCCTCGGCCGACCCGGAGGCCGGGCTGCGGACCCTGGTGGAACGGGAGGTCGCCCGGACCTTCCCCCTGGACACCGCGCCGCTGGCCCGGGTGACCCTCTACCGGCTCGCACCCGAGGACCACGTGCTCGTGGTGACCTTCCACCACGGCATCGGGGACATGTGGTCCGGCGCGGTCCTGGTGCGTGAACTCGCCGCCTGCTACCGGGCCCACGCCCGGGGGGCCGAGCCGGAGCTGCCCGACCTGCCGGTCCAGTACGGCGACTACGCGGCGTGGCAGCGCGAGCTGCTGGAGAGCGGTGAACTGCTCGGCCAGATCGCCTACTGGCGACGGCGGCTCGCGGACCTGCCGGTGCTGGAGCTCGCCTGCGACCGGCCCCGTCCGGCCGTCCAGTCCTTCCGGGGCGCGGTCCGTACGACCCGGCTGCCCGCCCCGCTGGTGCGCGGGCTCAGGCGGCTCGGGCGGGAGCGGGGCGCCAGTCTGTTCATGGTCCTGCTCGCGGGGTTCTCGGTCCTCATGTCGCGCTACTCCGGCCAGCGGGACGTGCCCGTCGGCTCGCCGGTGGCCGGCCGCGACCGGCCCGAGCTGGAGCACCTGATCGGGCTTTTCATCAACACCCTCGTGCTGCGCACCGACGTCTCCGGCGACCCGTCCTTCGCCGAGCTGGTCGACCGGGCCCGGGAGACCTGCCTGGAGGCCTACGCCCACGCGGACGTGCCCTTCGAGCGGCTGGTGGAGGAGCTCCGGCCGCCCCGGGACCTGTCCCGGGGCGCGCTGGCGCAGGTGATGCTCATGCTGGGCAACACACCGCGCGACGACCTGCGGATGCCGGGCCTGGAGACCGAACCCGTCCGGATCGACCCCGGTACGGCGAAGCTCGACCTCTTCCTGACGTTCCTGCCGGAGACGGGAACGGAGACCGGGGCGGAGCCGGACGCGTCCGGGGAGGACGGCGGACTCCGCGCCGAACTGGAGTACAGCACCGACCTGTTCGACCCCGCCACCGCGGACCGGATGCTCACCCAGCTGTGCACGCTGCTGGAGGCGGCCGCCGCCGCGCCGCACCGCCGGCTGTCCGAGCTGCCCGCCCTGCCCGACGAGGAGGCGCGGCTGCTGGAGCGGTGGGGCACCGGCGGGACGGCCCCCGTGCGCGAGGTCCTCCTCCACGACATGGTGCGCGAGCGGACGGCGCGGGACGGGGGACGCACCGCCGTGTTCCTGGACGACTCCCGGCTGACGTACGCCGAACTCGACGCGCGCGCCAACCGCCTCGCTCACCACCTGCGGCGCCTGGGCGTCCGTCCGGAGGACCGCGTCGCGGTCTTCACCGAGCGCACCCCCGAGCTGCTGGTCGCCCTCCTCGGCGTGCTCAGGTCGGGGGGCGCCTACGTCCCCGTCGACCCCGACTACCCGGCCGAGCGCATCCGGTACCTGCTGGCCGACTCCGGAGCGCGGGTCCTGGTGGGTCACGCGAGCCTGACCGACCGGCTCCCGGAGCACGACGTGCACCTGGTGCTGCTGGACGAGGAGCGCTGCCGGGCCGCCGTCGAGGCCGAGAGCGCCGAGTACCCGGAGACGGTCAACACCGCGGAGGACCTCGCCTACGTCATCTACACCTCCGGCTCCACCGGGCGCCCGAAGGGCGTGCTGGTGCCCCACGGGCGGTTGCCGAACCTCCTGGACTCCATGCGCCGCGAGCCCGGCCTGAGCGAGCACGACGTCGTGGCCGCCACCATCACCCACGCGTTCGACATGTCGGTGCTCGACTTCTTCCTGCCGCTGACGACGGGCGCCGCCATCGCGCTGGTGCCCCGGGCCGACGCGGTCGACGGGGACCGGCTCGCTGCCCGCATGGAGGCCACCGGGGCCACCTACTGGCAGGCCACACCGGCCGCCTGGCAGCTGCTCCTGGACACGGGCTGGCGGGCCACCGGGCCCTTCCGGGGCCTGTGCGGGGCCGAGCCGCTGTCCCCGGAACTGGCCCGGCGGATGGTCCGGGCCGGGGTCGAGACCTGGCAGGTGTACGGGCCGACCGAGACCACGGTGTGGGCGTCCTGCCACCGCTACACCGAGGGTGAGAACCCGGTGCCGCTGGGACGTCCGCTGGCCAACACCCGCTTCCTGGTCCTGGACGGAGCAGGCCGCCCGGTACCGCTGGGCGTGCCCGGCGAGCTGTACATCGGCGGCCCGGGCGTGACCCGGGGCTACCACGGGAAGCCGGAGCTGACGCGGGCCCACTTCGTGCCGGACCCGCGGGGCGGGGAGCGCGGCGACCGCGTGTACCGCACCGGCGACCTCGTCCGCTACCGGGCCGACGGCGTCCTGGAGTTCGTCGGCCGCGCGGACTCCCAGGTGAAGGTCCGCGGCTTCCGCGTCGAGCCCGGCGAGATCGCGGCGGTGCTGCGCGAGCACGGCGACGTGCGCGACGCCGTGGTCGTCCTCCGGGAGGACACCCCGGGGGACCGGCGGCTGGTCGGCTACGCCGTGCCCGAACGCGTCCCGGACGATGCCGACGCCCTGGCCGAGGAGTTGCGGAAAACGGCCCGAGCGCGCCTTCCGGAGTACATGGTCCCGGCGGCCGTCGTCGTCCTCCCCGCGTTCCCCCGCACCCCCAACGGCAAGGTGGACCGCCGCGCCCTGCCCGTGCCCGGCGCCGCCTCCCGCGACCGCGCGCCGGAGTTCACCGCGCCCCGCACGCCGACGGAACGAAGCGTGGCCGCCGTGTGGGCCGATGTCCTGGGGCTGGAGGGCGTCGGGGCGCACGACGACTTCTTCGCCCTCGGGGGCCACTCGCTGCTCGCCGCCCGCGCGGCGGTCCGGCTGGGCGAGGAACGCGGCGGCAAGGTGCCCGTCCGGCTCCTGTTCGACCACCGCACCGTCGCCGAGCTCGCCGCCGCATTCGACCGCCTGACCGCCGCCCCGCCGGACCCCCGTGGCGGGCCGGTGGCGCTACCGAGGCGTCCCGAGGCGGACGGCCCCCATCAAGGCCGCCTGCTGCTGCCCGCCTCGCCCGGCCAGAAGCGGCTGTGGTTCCTGCACCGGCTCGAACCGGACAGCGCCCGCGCCTACCTGATGCCCGGCCGGGTGGAACTGGACGGTCCGCTGGACGCGGACGTCCTGCGCCGCGCGGTGGACCTGCTGGTGCGGCGGCACGAGACGCTGCGCACCGCCTTCGCCGAGGTGGACGGCGAGCTCGTCCAGGCCGTCGCGCCCGCCGCGCGCGTGCCCGTCGAAGCGGTCGACCTGACCGCCCTGCCGGAGGGGGAGCGCGCCGCCGCGCGAGAACGCCTGCTGGGCGAGGCGGCGTCCGCGCCCTTCGACCTGGGCCGACCGCCCCTGCTGCGGGTGACGCTGCTGCGCACGGCGCCGGAACGGCACGTGCTCTCGGTGGTCTTCCACCACGCCGTGTGCGACCGCTGGTCCGTCGCCGTCTTCGTCCGCGAGCTGGTGGCCGCCTACGACGCCCTGCTGCGCGGCGGGGACGTGGATCTGCCGCACCTGCCGGTGCAGTACGGCGACCACGCGGCCTGGCAGCGCGACCGGCTGACGGGCCCGGAGACCGACCGTCAGCTCGCCCACTGGCGGGACCGCCTGCGCGACCTTCCCGTACTCGACCTGCCCACCGACCGGCCCCGCCCGGCCGTGCAGACCTTCCGCGGCGCACGGCGTACCAGGACCCTTCCGGCGGAGCTTTTCCGCACCCTGGAGGAGGTGGGTCGGCGCGGGGACGCCACCGTCTTCATGGTCCTCCTCGCGGCCTTCGGCGTGCTGCTGTCCCGCTACAGCGGGCAGAAGGACCTCGCCGTGGGATCGCCGGTGGCCGGCCGGGACCGGTCGGAGACGGAGCACCTGATCGGGTTCTTCGTCAACACGCTGGTGCTGCGCACCGACCTGGCGGGCGATCCCGCCTTCACCGAGCTGCTGGCCCGGGTCCGGAGCACCTGCCTGGACGCCTACGCCCACGCGGACGTGCCCTTCGAGCGCCTGGTCGACGAGGTGGGGACCTCCCGCGACCTGTCCCGCGCCCCGCTGGTGCAGGCCGTGCTCTCCTTCGGCAACATCGACATCCCCGAGGTCCGCATGGGCGGTGCGGACGTCCGCCCGCTCGACGTCTCCGCCGGGACCTCCAAGTTCGACCTGGTGCTGGAGGTCCTGCCGCGCGACGGCGCCTGGCAGGCCGCCCTGGAGTACAACACCGACCTGTTCGACGGGACGACCGCCGACCGCCTGCTCGACCACCTGACCGAGATCCTCGACGCCGTGGCCGAGGCACCCGGGCGGAAGCTGTCCGAGCTGCCCGCCACCCGCGCGGCCGACCGCGCCGACCTGGAGCGCTGGGGCTGTGGCCCGGAGCGTGCCCTGCCCGACGTGCCGGCGCACGTGCTGTTCGAGGAACGGGCCCGCGCACACCCGGACGCCCCCGCCCTGGTCGGCCCCGGGGGTGAGCTCGGCTACGCCCGGCTCAACGCCCGCGCCAACCGGCTCGCCCGCCGGCTGCGCACGCTCGGGGTCGGCCCCGGCACCCTCGTCGCGCTGTGCGCACACCGCTCGGCCGACACCTACACCGGCATCCTCGGGATCCTCAAGGCGGGCGGCGCGTACGTCCCGGTCGACCCCGGCTACCCCCCGGAGCGGGTGCGGTACATGCTGGCCGACTGCGCGGCGTCCGTCGTACTCACCCAGCAGGACGTGCGCGAACGCCTCGGCGGCCTCTTCGGCGCGCAGCACCGCCACGTCGTGCTCCTCGACCGTGACCACCGGGAG contains the following coding sequences:
- a CDS encoding non-ribosomal peptide synthetase, whose amino-acid sequence is MKPDTLQDVYELAPVQEGMLFHSLFAPESGVYVEQLTFTLRGTPDSEAFRRAWQDVVDRHPVLRTGFHWEEVGKSLQAVHRHAALHVEEIDWRGLPEEEQDRRYREFTAEQRRRGFDLRRPPLMKVALVRFGDDLHRLFWSFPHLVMDGWSFGLVLQEFAEIYAARAGGAEPSLAPARPYRDYVAWWNGRDLGKAEEFWRRALSGYEPPEALEIGPRPPGDDGPSHGFVPDRSLGSLVRDLDSLARDHRLTLNTLVQGAWMLLLSRYTGRDDVISGATSTHRPVDLAGAGTIVGPMITTTPVRARIDPERPLLPWLRQLQDEMTEAREHADVPLHLFPRWAGLPGGGVPLFETDLAFENTPAPEMALHGLEIVDFAYDGRPHYPLTMVVFPQEDLPPRLVHDRRRFAEPAAERLAGHFHELLAQMAAAPGGRLGDIEPYTPRERTRLLSGGHAPQPVPDAPCLHEIFAEQAARAPGATALVCGDDRLTYGELDERANRLAHRLRELGAGPGERVGLCLERSTDQLTAVLGVLKSGAAYVPLDLAQPAARMADVLDDADVRVLVTHAAAADRVPPVAGPVVDLDRDAAEIAAREPSAPDSGAVPGDLAYVLFTSGSTGRPKGVEVTHANVVRLVRGAETLFEVGPQDVWSMFHSYAFDVSVFETWGAFATGARLVVVDRDTARSPEALHGLLGRAGVTVISQTPSAFGPYARHALDHGGEQPPLRYVILAGEYLDVPSLAPWIERFGDDAPHLVNMYGITETTVHATFHRVTAADTVSGVRSTIGRPLPDLRIHLLDRHGRPVPPGVAGEMYVSGPGVARGYRGLPELTAERFLEDPFTDDGSRMYRSGDLARLLENGELEVLGRADDQVKIRGFRVEPGEVAAALRGHPGVREVLVAARQEAPGDVRLVAYVVPSGADSGSDTGTGSDTGTGDEPLAAGLRARARDRLPEYMVPSAFVLLDELPLTANGKVDRRALPAPDGRRPGAAGDYTEPRDALETQIARVWAEVLGVDRVGAHDDFFALGGHSLLATRVVGRLRVALGREVRVRTLFDRPVLSELAEALRGPAAPAAEGPALLARPRTTVRRPAAGEERP
- a CDS encoding amino acid adenylation domain-containing protein translates to MTVDANHGGPAGPVSAPPAPQSGTDENCYVLPTSFGQRRLWFLAQLAPASAAAYLGHGATRLRGPLDTALLQRSVDTLVRRHETLRTSLAELDGEPVQLVRPDGRLPVTVTDLSASADPEAGLRTLVEREVARTFPLDTAPLARVTLYRLAPEDHVLVVTFHHGIGDMWSGAVLVRELAACYRAHARGAEPELPDLPVQYGDYAAWQRELLESGELLGQIAYWRRRLADLPVLELACDRPRPAVQSFRGAVRTTRLPAPLVRGLRRLGRERGASLFMVLLAGFSVLMSRYSGQRDVPVGSPVAGRDRPELEHLIGLFINTLVLRTDVSGDPSFAELVDRARETCLEAYAHADVPFERLVEELRPPRDLSRGALAQVMLMLGNTPRDDLRMPGLETEPVRIDPGTAKLDLFLTFLPETGTETGAEPDASGEDGGLRAELEYSTDLFDPATADRMLTQLCTLLEAAAAAPHRRLSELPALPDEEARLLERWGTGGTAPVREVLLHDMVRERTARDGGRTAVFLDDSRLTYAELDARANRLAHHLRRLGVRPEDRVAVFTERTPELLVALLGVLRSGGAYVPVDPDYPAERIRYLLADSGARVLVGHASLTDRLPEHDVHLVLLDEERCRAAVEAESAEYPETVNTAEDLAYVIYTSGSTGRPKGVLVPHGRLPNLLDSMRREPGLSEHDVVAATITHAFDMSVLDFFLPLTTGAAIALVPRADAVDGDRLAARMEATGATYWQATPAAWQLLLDTGWRATGPFRGLCGAEPLSPELARRMVRAGVETWQVYGPTETTVWASCHRYTEGENPVPLGRPLANTRFLVLDGAGRPVPLGVPGELYIGGPGVTRGYHGKPELTRAHFVPDPRGGERGDRVYRTGDLVRYRADGVLEFVGRADSQVKVRGFRVEPGEIAAVLREHGDVRDAVVVLREDTPGDRRLVGYAVPERVPDDADALAEELRKTARARLPEYMVPAAVVVLPAFPRTPNGKVDRRALPVPGAASRDRAPEFTAPRTPTERSVAAVWADVLGLEGVGAHDDFFALGGHSLLAARAAVRLGEERGGKVPVRLLFDHRTVAELAAAFDRLTAAPPDPRGGPVALPRRPEADGPHQGRLLLPASPGQKRLWFLHRLEPDSARAYLMPGRVELDGPLDADVLRRAVDLLVRRHETLRTAFAEVDGELVQAVAPAARVPVEAVDLTALPEGERAAARERLLGEAASAPFDLGRPPLLRVTLLRTAPERHVLSVVFHHAVCDRWSVAVFVRELVAAYDALLRGGDVDLPHLPVQYGDHAAWQRDRLTGPETDRQLAHWRDRLRDLPVLDLPTDRPRPAVQTFRGARRTRTLPAELFRTLEEVGRRGDATVFMVLLAAFGVLLSRYSGQKDLAVGSPVAGRDRSETEHLIGFFVNTLVLRTDLAGDPAFTELLARVRSTCLDAYAHADVPFERLVDEVGTSRDLSRAPLVQAVLSFGNIDIPEVRMGGADVRPLDVSAGTSKFDLVLEVLPRDGAWQAALEYNTDLFDGTTADRLLDHLTEILDAVAEAPGRKLSELPATRAADRADLERWGCGPERALPDVPAHVLFEERARAHPDAPALVGPGGELGYARLNARANRLARRLRTLGVGPGTLVALCAHRSADTYTGILGILKAGGAYVPVDPGYPPERVRYMLADCAASVVLTQQDVRERLGGLFGAQHRHVVLLDRDHREDPGPGDADAADLEPLSGPDDPAYVIYTSGSTGRPKGTVVTHRGVAGLHLSRDLIPVGPGDRVLAFASTGFDASVWEWTMALLGGAALVLPPADDAVAGVGVAETVRAHDVTVALLPPSLLALLDPAKTPTLRTVVSGGEDCSAAVAARWAPHVRLVNAYGPTEATVYATLSGALTAEGHPPIGRPVPNARLSVTDADGRPVPVGAPGELRIGGPGVGRGYLGRPDLTAQRFLPDPEHPGDPGRRVYRTGDLVRYLPTGELEYLGRLDAQIKIRGFRIEPGEVEAVLRGHRSVADVVVAAREDGAGDRALVAYVVPRPSAVSDGAGEPGLVGELRALAREHLPAYMVPAHLMLLAAFPSTPSGKVDRAALPAPVTGGARADDGAHVEPATPTEERLCGLFARVLGAERVGAQDDFFALGGNSLSLSRLHALVRDAWPEARVPLRLLFERPTPRAVAEAVAGGPEGHHVPDPAADVSLDPAVRVRGAWTWRQDPRTILLTGATGFLGAFLLKALLETTSARVVCLVRAEGPEHAAARLEEHLRGLGVWDERARARTRALPGDFSRPALGLGEEAFAELAADIDEIHHCGASVNFGRPYAELREANVGGVREILRLACTGPVKPVHHVSTLSVFPLRGEGDPLAYEDELPAAPPSAENGYNQSKWVAEKIVALARERGVPVSVYRPGRIAGDTTSGIWRTDDVFCHVLRACAVVGSVPELAFSTDIVPVDHIAAVIARVARGRENLGGTYQFAGAERLDFDTVSEALERAGYPVRRLPYADWYEACRRHAEARPDSGLGPTLSLFGKRVEDDRSGLREPVFDTAHTRRASGGLRPATVDAALMERYLRSLAAIGFLPPPPAPHSPKGTA